Proteins encoded within one genomic window of Humulus lupulus chromosome 1, drHumLupu1.1, whole genome shotgun sequence:
- the LOC133795817 gene encoding adenylyl-sulfate kinase 3-like — protein sequence MIAIGGGSATVAGGTSSPSSSSRGFGVGIKPSYSFLSSSSSSFNPGFLRFSDSGSVHSCLSSRGSVRIKAMEGSTTVTVNETDLNTNGHAGNLDQNQSLLSSIGNSTNIKWHECSVNKVERQKLLKQKGCVIWITGLSASGKSSVACALSQMFHSRGKLSYVLDGDNVRHGLNRDLSFKAEDRAENIRRIGEVAKLFADAGVICIASLISPYARDRDACRALLPDGDFIEVFMDVPLQVCEERDPKGLYKLARAGKIKGFTGIDDPYEPPLNSEIVLKHKGGDRDSPIEMAEEVISYLEEKGFLQA from the exons ATGATTGCAATTGGAGGGGGATCAGCAACAGTGGCTGGGGGCACATCATCACCGTCATCATCGTCTCGGGGGTTTGGTGTTGGGATCAAACCATCTTATTCGTTTCtgtcttcgtcttcttcttcattcAACCCTGGGTTTTTGAGATTTTCCGATTCCGGCTCTGTACATAGTTGTTTAAGTTCGAGGGGGTCTGTTCGAATCAAAGCCATGGAAGGGTCCACAACTGTGACTGTGAATGAGACCGACTTGAACACCAATGGCCATGCTGGGAAtctgg ATCAAAATCAGAGTCTACTGTCTAGCATTGGCAATTCTACCAACATTAAGTGGCATGAATGTTCTGTTAACAAAGTTGAAAGACAGAAGTTGCTGAAACAAAAGGGATGTGTGATATGGATCACGGGTCTTAGTGCTTCAG GGAAGAGCTCTGTGGCATGTGCTTTGAGTCAGATGTTTCACAGCAGGGGGAAGTTGTCTTATGTCCTTGACGGCGACAATGTCAGGCATGGCCTGAATCGTGACCTTAGCTTTAAAGCAGAAGACCGTGCAGAGAACATAAGGAGAATTG GTGAGGTGGCTAAACTCTTTGCAGATGCTGGAGTTATTTGCATTGCTAGTTTAATTTCTCCGTATGCAAGAGATCGAGATGCCTGCCGAGCATTGCTACCTGATGGGGATTTTATAGAG GTGTTCATGGACGTGCCCCTCCAAGTTTGTGAGGAAAGGGACCCTAAAGGCCTCTATAAGCTTGCCCGTGCAGGAAAGATCAAAG GTTTTACTGGGATTGATGATCCATATGAGCCACCATTAAATTCTGAG ATAGTTTTGAAACACAAAGGAGGGGACCGTGACTCACCTATTGAAATGGCTGAAGAAGTGATTTCCTACTTGGAAGAGAAGGGTTTCCTCCAGGCATGA